GATCGGTCTCCGGTCCGGGGCTCGCCGCTTTGAAGGGGTACGGCAACCACGTGAAGTCCGCGCCTGCGTTGCAGGTGCCCGTTCCGATGATGAGCTTGTGTCCGGCGGCGACCCATTGCAGCAACAGCGCCGTTTGCTCGGGTGAAATCAGCTCCGTCAGCTTGCAGACGCCCCGCGTGATCACCGTCTCTTTTCCCGCCAGGGCGGCAGCATCGAGGCTCCCGGCGCCGATCGCATCGAATTCGAAGCCGCCGATCGGCGCGGGTGGATTGGCCGGATAATACGGCTCGATCGGATCCTGATCGAGCACGAGCACCTTGCGCGGTCCGTTGCCGACGCGACGGTCCATGCAGTAGCTGGGCCGCTCCGTCGTGCGCATGAAGACGACGGAGTTGTCCCCTCCCTCGTACGAGCCTGCCATGACCGAACCGTCATCGTTGAGGACCGCGCGAATCTTCGCGGGATTCTCGTCCCCGTTCCCGGTGAACGTCGAAGTCCAGGTGCGACCGTCCCAGCGCCCGACGTACGTGCCGGTCAGCCTCGTGTTCGTGCACTCGGTCATCGTTAGCGAAGGCCCGACCGCGACGAAACGCGCGCGTGAGTCGTCCTGAATCGTACCGGTGGGGGAGAACGATCCGTTCTTGTACGGACGCGCTTGTTCGATGTAGATGCCGGTCGGATCGAGCGGGTGCGGCGGCGGCGCCAGCGTACCGGTGGCAGAGACGCCATCGAATAGCTGGTTGGCGGTGACGCGGACCCAGCGCGCCGCTTTTCCGAAGGCGAGCGTCTTCTTGCGCGTGGTCTCGTCCGCCGTGACGGTGCCGACGTCGCTGAAGCCGTCGGTGGCCGAGGTCGTCGACGTCGCGAAGGTCACCGTCGCGAACGGATCGCTGTCCTTGTTCTTGCCGCGCATCGCGGCCTGGAACTCCGCGATCGTCGCCGTGCCGGGCAGTTCAAAGGTGAACACGAAGGGCGGCTTGGCGTCGTCCGGCAACTCGCTGCCGACCCCGTGCGCCGCGTTCCCCAAGTTGCCGTCGTTCATGCGATCGAGCGCGGCCGGCGAGTAGCTGCGCGCGATCGTACCGTTCGCCGAGCTCAACAGGTTCGGATCGGGCGTGTCGGTCGGCACGGGCGCCGGCGTAGAGCCGGTCGTCATCGAGACGGTGGTCGTCACCTCGGCCGACGGCGCCGTGGCTGCTCCGGCCGCCGGGGTCTCGGACGCCACGGCGACCGGCGTCGGGCTCGCCGACTCCGCGGTCGTCTGGCTCTTGCCGCTGCACGCGACGGCGAGCGGCGCCGCCAGCAGCACGATGACGAGGATGAACCGGCGCCCGAATGGCTCTCCCTTCGGGCAACAGCGATTGCCGCTTGGTTACCACGCGCGGCTGGGAGATTCATACGAGACGCCCGCGCGGCAAGGCGCAGGGCGTGCGCCGCCTCCTCCGGAACGCGACGACCTGCCGATGGCAGTCACCCAGCTCGACGGGCGCGCGTTCGAGAAGTTCGTCGCCGCCGGGACCTACTTCTTACGGAAGTACCGGGGCGTCCTCAACGACCTCAACGTGTTCCCCGTCCCGGACGGCGACACGGGCTCGAACATGTTCCTGACCGCCAAGGCAGCCCTCAAGGAGGCGCACCAGACCCGGACCGCCCCGCTCTCAGAGGTCGCCACGGCCGCCGCGAACGGCTCGCTGCTCGGCGCCCGCGGGAACAGCGGGGTGATCCTCTCGCAGATGCTGCGCGGCTTCGCCCACTCGGTCCGCCACCGGGACGCGATCGACACCTTTCAGCTCTCGCTCGCGATGCGCGAGGCGGTCGGCGCGGCGCGGGCCGCCTTGACCAAGCCGGTCGAGGGGACGATCCTCTCGGTCGCCGCTGCGGCCGCCGACGAGGCCTACCGGCTGGCCGTGCGCGAGCCCGACTTCTACCGGCTGGGCGATGCGGTGCTGCGGGCCGCGAACGATGCGCTCGACCGCACTCCCGAACAGCTGCCGGCCCTCAAGGAAGCCGGCGTCGTCGACGCGGGCGGCGCCGGGTTCTGCTATTTCCTCGAAGGCGCGCTGCGCTTCATTCCGGAGCAGGCCGCCCGCACGACCGCGTTCCCGCGCCGGCCGGTGCGCTCGTCCGTCTTCACCCGCCGGCAGATCGTCGGCGACAACCACTGGTGCACCGAGTTCGTGCTCGAAGACGCGACGCTCGAGGCGCACCCGCTGCGCGATCAGCTCGAGCGGCACGGCGACTCGCTGCTCGTCATAGGCGCGAAGCCGACGATCAAGGTGCATATCCACTGCGCCGACCCCGACGCGGTGCAGGCGCTCGCCGCACGGCACGGTACGGTGACGCGCTGGAAGCGCGAGGACATGGCCGAGCAGCACAACGTGCTCGTCGTCGACGCGCCGGCGAAAGCGGTCGGGATCGCGAGCGTCGTCGCGGGCGCGGGCTTCGACCGCATCGCGCGCGAGCTCGGCGCCGACGTGACGATCTCCGTCCCCGAGGGCGCGAACCCGTCGGTGCGCGATCTGCTGGTCGGCGTCAACGCCTCGCTCGCGCCGACGGTCTACCTGCTCCCGAACGATCCGAACGTCGGGCTCGCCGCGCGCGAGGTCGGCGCGCTCACCGAGAAAACCGTCGTCGTCGTGCCGACGGCCGATCCGGTCGCGGGGCTGGCGGTGCTGCTGCGGCTCGGCGGCGCGGAGGCGCCGCTTGCGCTCGAAGATGTCACGGCGGTGCTCGCGGGGGTGCGCAGCGCGGCGGTGTTCTTCGCCGGCAAGGACGCGAGCGTCGGCGGCGTCGCGGTGCGGCAGGGTGCACCGGCCGCGTCGATCGGAAAGCGGCTGCTGAGCGCGCCGTCGCTCGACGAGGTGATCGCCGCGGCGGCGGCCGAGCTCGGCGCCGCCGAGGGCGGACTCGTCACGCTGTATTACGGCGGCGCGCAGAAAGAGCGCGACGCGCAGAAGCACGCGGCGCTGCTCGGCGAGCGTTTTGCCGGGGCGGAGGTGGAATACTACTACGGTGGCCAGCCGTCGGTCGAGTACTGGATCAGTGTCGAGCAGTAGCGAGCCGGCGCGCGGGCCGGTCCCGGTCATCGCGGTCGACGCGATGGGCGGCGACAACGCGCCGCAGGCCGTCGTCCAAGGCGCGCTCGACGCGCACCGCGACGGGCTCGGCACGATCGTGCTCGTCGGCGACCGCGCGCGGATCGAGCCGCTGCTGCACGGCGAGCGCGCGATCGAGATCGTGCACTCCGCGGCGGAAGTTCCGATGGCCATGCACGCTTCGCAAGCGGTCCGCAAGTCGCAAGGGACCTCGCTCGGCGACGCGATCGACCTCGTGCGCGAAGGCCGCGCGGACGCCGTCGTCTCGGCCGGCAACAGCGGCGCGTTTTTGGCGATCGCGCTGATCCGGCTGCGCACGATCCCCGGCATCGCGCGGCCCGCGATCGGCGCCGTGCTCCCCGGCAAAGAAGGTCCGGTCGTGCTGTGCGACGCGGGCGCCAACGTCGACTGCCGGCCGGAGTGGCTGATGCAGTTCGGCGTGATGGGCAGCGCGTACGCGCGCGCCGCGCTCGGCATCGACGAGCCGCGCGTCGGCCTCATCTCGGTCGGCGAAGAGCCGACCAAAGGCAACGCGCAAGTCCTCGAAGCGGCGGAGCTGCTGCGCGCCGCGCCGGTGCGCTTCGTCGGCAACATCGAAGGCAAGGACATCTTGCTCAACCACGCCGACGTGGTCGTTGCCGACGGGTTCGTCGGCAACGTGATCTTGAAGACCGCCGAAGGCAGCGCGACGTACATCCGCGACGTGCTGCGCGAGTCGTTCGAGTCGGCGAACGCCGTCGGGAAGCTGGGCGGATTGCTGAGCCGGGGCGTCTTCGCGAAGATTCGCGTGCGGCTCGACTACTCGACCTACGGCGGCGCGCCGCTGCTCGGCGTGCGCGGCAACTGCGTCGTCGCGCACGGCCGTTCCGACCGCACCGCGATCCGCAACGCGATCCGCCAGGCCGCGGCGGTGGCCTCGCACGATCTGGTCGGCTCGATCGGCGCGGCGCTGGCCGCGTGAGCATGAACGAAGGGACGGGAACGCGGCCGCGGGTCGCGATCGTCACCGACTCAACCGCGGATCTGGAACCCGCCGACGCGCAGGAGCGCGGCATCTCGGTCGTCCCGCTGTTCGTCAACTTCGGCGACGCGCGCTACCGCGACCGCATCGATCTCTCGCTCGAGGAGTTCTACCGCAAGCTCGCGACCTTGAAAGTCCTGCCGACGACCGCGCAGCCGACGCCGGCGATGTTCGAAGACGCGTTTCGCCCGCACGCCGAAGCGGGCCGCGCGATCGTCTGCCTGACGATCATGGGCAGCCTCTCGGGGACGATCAACGCGGCGAACACCGCGGCGCAGGCGTTTCCGCGCGCGGAGATCCACGTCGTCGACAGTGGCAGCACCGCCGGCGGCCTCGCGCTCCTCGCGCAGCACGCGAGCGAGCTCGCGCACGACGGCGGCGAGGCGCAAGCGGTGCTGGCGGCGCTGCAGCGCGACATCGCGGTGCTGCGCGGGTTCGCGACGATCCCGGACCTCTCGCACGCCGTCCGCACCGGCCGCGTCTCGCGCGCGCAAGCCTTCGTCGGCTCGCTGGTGAAGATCGTGCCGGTGCTGCGCATCGAGCGCGGCAAGGTCGAAGAGCACGCGCGCGTGCGCACCTTCGCGAAAGCGATCGACACCATGGTCGACGCCGCCGCGGCCGAGGCGAACAAGGCCGACGGCGCGCGCGTCTGCGTGATCCATTCGCACGCCGCGGACGAAGCCGCGCGCGTCGTCGCGAAGCTGCGCGAGAAGATCACCACCAAGCCGTTCGCGTTCGAGCAGCTTGAAGCCGGCCCGGTCCTCGGCACGCACGCGGGCCAAGGCGCGGTCGGCGTCTTCGTCATCCCCGGACCGTGATCGCCTCGCCCGCGGCGGGCGTCTACGCTCACCTGCCGTTCTGCCCGTATATTTGCCCGTACTGCGACTTCGCGAAGTGGGCCTGGGACGACGCGCGCGCGGCGCGCTACGCCGAAGCGCTGCGCGCGGAGATCGCCGCGGCGCCGGCGGTGCGCGCGCGCACGCTGTTCTTTGGCGGCGGGACGCCGACCACGTATGCGCCCGAGATCATCGCCTCGCTGATCGGCGCGATACGGGAGCGGTTCGATTTGCCGCAGGACGCTGAAGTGACGACCGAAGCGAATCCCGATCCCTCGCTCGCCGCGCGCATTCCGGGGTTGCGGGCGGCCGGCGTGAACCGGCTGTCGATCGGCGTGCAGTCGTTCGATCCGCACGAGCTGCGCGTGCTCGGGCGTCAACACACGGCGTCCGACGTCGTGAACGCCGTGCGCGCGGCGCGCGCGGCAGGGTTCGACAACGTCTCGCTCGACTTGATCTTCGGCGTTCCGGGACAGAGCGAGGAGAGCTGGGCCGCGACGCTCGACGCCGCGGTCGCGCTCGGCGTCGAGCACGTCTCGTGCTACGGGTTGACGATCGAGGAGGGGACGCCGTATGCGGCGTGGTTCGCGCGCGATCCGGGCGCGTTCGCCGGCGAATCGCGCGAGGCGCGGATGTACGCGATCGCGATCGACCGGCTGCGCACGGCCGGCTTCGAGCAGTACGAGATCTCCAACTGGGCCAAGCCCGGCTTCCGCTCCCAGCACAACGCGCTGTACTGGGCGAACGAACCGTATCTCGGCCTGGGAGTCGGCGCCGCGTCCTACCTCGGCGGCGTCCGCTCGACGCACACGCGCGAGCTTGCGGTCTACTGCGAGGCGGCGCTCGCCGGGCACCGCATCCCGGGCGAGAGCGAGCGGCTCGAAGGCGATGCGCAGGCCGGCGAGGCGATCATGCTCGCGCTGCGGACCGCGGAAGGAGTCGACCTGGCGCGGTTCCGCGAACGGTACGGCATCGATGTTGGCGAGCGGTACCGAAGCGTGGTCGACGAGCTGGTCGCGGCGGGGGTCCTGGCCGCCGACGCGGCCCAGCTGCGCCTTACCGAGCGCGGCCGGTTCGTAGCGAACGATGTCTGTGGCGCGTTCCTCGCCTGAGCCCGGCCGCGGCATCGCGACCGCGGTCCTGCGCCTCGTCTTCGCGGCGATCTTCGGCACGACGGGCTTCCTGCTCGGGCGCGAGGCCTATCTGCACCTCATCTCGCTGCACGTCGCCAGCCAGTTCTGGCAGCTCACGTTCCTGGTCGTCGCGCCGGTGATCGGCGCGGTGATCGGCGTGCTGGTCGTGCCCGCCGCGCAACTGTTCTTCGAGACCGAGCTGCACGCGGTCGAGCGCGCGATCGACCGGCTCGCGCCGGGCGAGCTGGTCGGCGGCGCGATCGGGCTCGTCACCGGCCTGGTCATCGCCTTTTTGGTCAAGAGCATCCTGTTCGAGTTCGTCGCCTTCGCCGGGCCGACCGGCGGTTACATCGCGATCGCGCTGTACCTCGTGCTCTCGATCTTTGCGGCGTTTCTCGGCGCGCGCGTCGGCGCGAAGCAGCGCGTCGCGCTGGGCCGGATCGCCGCTCCCACCGCAGCTGCGAGCGGCGTCGGCGGCGAACCGAAGGTCCTCGACACCTCCGTGATCATCGACGGGCGCGTGCTGGACATCGTGCGCAGCGGCTTCCTCGAAGGGCCGCTGCTGCTGCCGCGCTTCGTGCTGCGCGAGCTGCAGCTGATCGCCGACAGCGCCGACTCGC
The DNA window shown above is from Candidatus Eremiobacterota bacterium and carries:
- a CDS encoding OmpA family protein, encoding MLLAAPLAVACSGKSQTTAESASPTPVAVASETPAAGAATAPSAEVTTTVSMTTGSTPAPVPTDTPDPNLLSSANGTIARSYSPAALDRMNDGNLGNAAHGVGSELPDDAKPPFVFTFELPGTATIAEFQAAMRGKNKDSDPFATVTFATSTTSATDGFSDVGTVTADETTRKKTLAFGKAARWVRVTANQLFDGVSATGTLAPPPHPLDPTGIYIEQARPYKNGSFSPTGTIQDDSRARFVAVGPSLTMTECTNTRLTGTYVGRWDGRTWTSTFTGNGDENPAKIRAVLNDDGSVMAGSYEGGDNSVVFMRTTERPSYCMDRRVGNGPRKVLVLDQDPIEPYYPANPPAPIGGFEFDAIGAGSLDAAALAGKETVITRGVCKLTELISPEQTALLLQWVAAGHKLIIGTGTCNAGADFTWLPYPFKAASPGPETDRASMIQVENNALGTNDKNDAAHFVDVLSYVITGHDLASSNAIATTDPHWCGHLFVAKPTNVNGFVQAYAVDGKGILVFDGIDMDDDQRNAPAKIRQLEVALPVPADLPCSENVTESFVLEPSQEAAFATGTATTVRVAMQLLANQGWSGHTTVKTSGDIPATVTPSAFDIAGGTQNLAVQIRVPASQKPGAYAVNVLADNGSGKTAQATVSLTGTAPPQAAKKQLATQKRIRLYGIHFDVDSAHIQPRSEAVIAEIADTLRSTSGLRFVVEGHTDSDGGAAYNLGLSQRRAQAVVDDLVSRYRIARGRLSAKGYGLTRPVASNATPAGKALNRRVELLRV
- a CDS encoding DAK2 domain-containing protein is translated as MAVTQLDGRAFEKFVAAGTYFLRKYRGVLNDLNVFPVPDGDTGSNMFLTAKAALKEAHQTRTAPLSEVATAAANGSLLGARGNSGVILSQMLRGFAHSVRHRDAIDTFQLSLAMREAVGAARAALTKPVEGTILSVAAAAADEAYRLAVREPDFYRLGDAVLRAANDALDRTPEQLPALKEAGVVDAGGAGFCYFLEGALRFIPEQAARTTAFPRRPVRSSVFTRRQIVGDNHWCTEFVLEDATLEAHPLRDQLERHGDSLLVIGAKPTIKVHIHCADPDAVQALAARHGTVTRWKREDMAEQHNVLVVDAPAKAVGIASVVAGAGFDRIARELGADVTISVPEGANPSVRDLLVGVNASLAPTVYLLPNDPNVGLAAREVGALTEKTVVVVPTADPVAGLAVLLRLGGAEAPLALEDVTAVLAGVRSAAVFFAGKDASVGGVAVRQGAPAASIGKRLLSAPSLDEVIAAAAAELGAAEGGLVTLYYGGAQKERDAQKHAALLGERFAGAEVEYYYGGQPSVEYWISVEQ
- the plsX gene encoding phosphate acyltransferase PlsX, with protein sequence MSSSSEPARGPVPVIAVDAMGGDNAPQAVVQGALDAHRDGLGTIVLVGDRARIEPLLHGERAIEIVHSAAEVPMAMHASQAVRKSQGTSLGDAIDLVREGRADAVVSAGNSGAFLAIALIRLRTIPGIARPAIGAVLPGKEGPVVLCDAGANVDCRPEWLMQFGVMGSAYARAALGIDEPRVGLISVGEEPTKGNAQVLEAAELLRAAPVRFVGNIEGKDILLNHADVVVADGFVGNVILKTAEGSATYIRDVLRESFESANAVGKLGGLLSRGVFAKIRVRLDYSTYGGAPLLGVRGNCVVAHGRSDRTAIRNAIRQAAAVASHDLVGSIGAALAA
- a CDS encoding DegV family protein, whose translation is MSMNEGTGTRPRVAIVTDSTADLEPADAQERGISVVPLFVNFGDARYRDRIDLSLEEFYRKLATLKVLPTTAQPTPAMFEDAFRPHAEAGRAIVCLTIMGSLSGTINAANTAAQAFPRAEIHVVDSGSTAGGLALLAQHASELAHDGGEAQAVLAALQRDIAVLRGFATIPDLSHAVRTGRVSRAQAFVGSLVKIVPVLRIERGKVEEHARVRTFAKAIDTMVDAAAAEANKADGARVCVIHSHAADEAARVVAKLREKITTKPFAFEQLEAGPVLGTHAGQGAVGVFVIPGP
- the hemW gene encoding radical SAM family heme chaperone HemW — its product is MIASPAAGVYAHLPFCPYICPYCDFAKWAWDDARAARYAEALRAEIAAAPAVRARTLFFGGGTPTTYAPEIIASLIGAIRERFDLPQDAEVTTEANPDPSLAARIPGLRAAGVNRLSIGVQSFDPHELRVLGRQHTASDVVNAVRAARAAGFDNVSLDLIFGVPGQSEESWAATLDAAVALGVEHVSCYGLTIEEGTPYAAWFARDPGAFAGESREARMYAIAIDRLRTAGFEQYEISNWAKPGFRSQHNALYWANEPYLGLGVGAASYLGGVRSTHTRELAVYCEAALAGHRIPGESERLEGDAQAGEAIMLALRTAEGVDLARFRERYGIDVGERYRSVVDELVAAGVLAADAAQLRLTERGRFVANDVCGAFLA
- a CDS encoding TRAM domain-containing protein, which codes for MARSSPEPGRGIATAVLRLVFAAIFGTTGFLLGREAYLHLISLHVASQFWQLTFLVVAPVIGAVIGVLVVPAAQLFFETELHAVERAIDRLAPGELVGGAIGLVTGLVIAFLVKSILFEFVAFAGPTGGYIAIALYLVLSIFAAFLGARVGAKQRVALGRIAAPTAAASGVGGEPKVLDTSVIIDGRVLDIVRSGFLEGPLLLPRFVLRELQLIADSADSLKRTRGRRGLELLSALQATVPIEIVERDPEEIGQVDAKLVRLAQERGAKLITNDYNLNRVAHVEGVAVLNINELANAVKPVLLPGEELRVTVIREGREPHQGVGYLDDGTMIVIENGRRLIGDTVDVAVTSALQTNAGRMIFARPKQRA